From Mytilus edulis chromosome 9, xbMytEdul2.2, whole genome shotgun sequence, the proteins below share one genomic window:
- the LOC139489377 gene encoding apolipoprotein L3-like, which yields MADAQMNNAMQKYRTTCYTLTNVYKTWESNRIKAISALEAIVVEMDSSEFTDNVTQIVGSSVSVAGALSILGGIVLIPFTGGVSAVITAGGIIAGVAGGIASLTSDKINQNYALRKMQEAANIILKDQKLSTELENANTEVEKVIIAMLDTAKDSGTDMSVYLKTASSTDKGLKIYKIAEKTVKGFRHGARGVAAGAKAVSKVVGKMTVGLAVVGIGFDIWSIVANSQDIAEGSKSEAGRKITAHIKDLKDSLRQIQASFSSVM from the coding sequence ATGGCCGATGCACAAATGAATAATGCAATGCAAAAATATCGCACGACTTGTTATACACTCACTAATGTATACAAAACTTGGGAGAGCAATCGGATCAAAGCTATTTCAGCCTTAGAAGCTATTGTTGTGGAAATGGACAGCAGTGAATTTACGGATAACGTCACCCAAATTGTAGGCAGCAGCGTTAGCGTTGCCGGGGCATTATCAATTCTCGGTGGTATTGTTTTAATTCCATTTACCGGAGGAGTTTCAGCTGTTATTACTGCAGGAGGTATCATAGCTGGAGTAGCTGGAGGAATAGCGAGTCTTACATCAGATAAAATAAACCAAAACTACGCACTCAGAAAGATGCAGGAGGCAgccaatattattttaaaagatcagAAATTATCTACTGAGCTTGAGAATGCAAACACAGAAGTAGAGAAGGTCATAATTGCGATGCTAGATACAGCCAAAGATTCGGGAACAGACATGAGCGTCTACCTAAAAACAGCATCATCCACTGATAAAGGGTTGAAAATATATAAGATAGCAGAAAAAACAGTAAAAGGCTTCCGTCATGGGGCAAGAGGTGTGGCTGCTGGAGCTAAGGCTGTTAGTAAAGTTGTTGGCAAAATGACAGTAGGGCTAGCTGTCGTAGGGATAGGATTTGATATCTGGTCGATTGTGGCGAACAGCCAAGATATAGCAGAGGGTTCCAAATCCGAAGCTGGGCGAAAGATCACAGCTCACATAAAAGATTTAAAGGATTCCTTAAGACAAATTCAGGCTAGTTTTTCATCGGTCATGTGA